Genomic window (Hyalangium gracile):
CGAGAGCGTGCCGAGCTTGTCCGCGGTGACGACCGCCACCGTCTCGGCCGAGCTCTGGAGCATGGCGCGCTTGACCGCGGCCTCCTCGGCGAAGCTGGTGGTGATGCCCGCCTCGATGTGGAGGCTGCACACGCCCAGCAGGCAGAGATCGGCGCGGACCTGGCGCAGCGCCTCCACCGTCTCGGAGCCGACCACCGTCAGGGCCTCCGGGTGCAGGCGCCCGCCCACCAGGCGGACCTCGAGCCCCGGATGCTCGGCCAGCGCCAGGGCTACGGGCGGGCTCACGGTGATGACGGTGGCGCGCAGATCCCGCGGAAGCACGCGCGCCACCTCCAGCGTGGTGGTGCCTCCGTCGATGAAGAGCACCTGGCCGGGGCGGACCAGCCCGGCTGCCACCTGGGCCAGGGCCTGCTTCGCCGGCTGCAGCAGCTCCGCGCGGGCCTGGTGGCTCAGCGTCGCCTGGGCCCGGGGAAGCGCGCCCCCGTGTACCCGGCGCAGCTGGCCGGCCTCGTCCAGCTCTCGCAAGTCCCGGCGGACGGTGTCCTCCGAAACCCGCAACAACCGGCATAAATCGGCGGCAAAGACGCGCCCCTCTGTTGCCAGGCGCTCCAGGATGAGGCGCCGCCGTTCCTCTGGGAGCAGGGCGGGGGAGGAATCTTCAGGGGTTTGCGTGCTCATGCGGGTTCGTGCTTGTTCATGCAAGATGCCGCATGGGTTGCACGGATGTCAAGGCGGCCTGCCGGGCGAGAGCTCGGCGTACTGGTCTGCTTGTCAGACCGTCGAAATACGGCGTGAGGGCCCGGGAGAGACAGTGGCACGCCAATCCCCTGCGCCATGGCGCAGGGGGGGGAGGCGCCTAGAAGAAGCCGATAGCGAGCAGGCCGAGCCAGAGCACGCCGCCGGACGGGGAGCGGCAGCCCAGCCAAACAACAACAACGGCGGGGCCGGCCCGCTTGAGGTTGAAGGCCAGGCAGTGCAGGGAGAATTCGAGCCGTGCGCCGCGCAAGCCTCTGCGGTGGAAGCGTTTGAGGCCCTGGCGCTCCTTGAGTTCGGCGAACACCGGCTCCACCAGGTGGCTGCGCCGGGCGTAGCGTTGGCGTGCCGCGGGCTGCTCCAGCACCTGGGCCATGACCTCTTTGTTGGTGGTCATCAAAAGGCGCGGAAATCTGGTCATGGTCGGTTCGGGGTCTTGACATTGACCTGGCGCCCCTCGGGCGCCAGACG
Coding sequences:
- a CDS encoding DeoR/GlpR family DNA-binding transcription regulator, which produces MSTQTPEDSSPALLPEERRRLILERLATEGRVFAADLCRLLRVSEDTVRRDLRELDEAGQLRRVHGGALPRAQATLSHQARAELLQPAKQALAQVAAGLVRPGQVLFIDGGTTTLEVARVLPRDLRATVITVSPPVALALAEHPGLEVRLVGGRLHPEALTVVGSETVEALRQVRADLCLLGVCSLHIEAGITTSFAEEAAVKRAMLQSSAETVAVVTADKLGTLSSFVVAPVETLATLVTEAAAPAAALAPFHKLPLRILTS
- a CDS encoding transposase, whose amino-acid sequence is MTRFPRLLMTTNKEVMAQVLEQPAARQRYARRSHLVEPVFAELKERQGLKRFHRRGLRGARLEFSLHCLAFNLKRAGPAVVVVWLGCRSPSGGVLWLGLLAIGFF